The genomic window GTCGTGTAGCGATACAAACTTGTCGCGAGGAAGGCAACCGCCTTAAATGACACGAAAATGGTGAAAGGAGTGACTCTTGCGACAGCGAAAATCAGGGCCGGGCCTCGGCCGTGCGGCCGGTGAGCTGGTCCGCATGCAGGACCATGTCCCGGGCCATGCCCTTGGCGGTGAGCAGGGCCATGTCGGCCAGACGCATGAAGTCCTCGCCGTCGTCGGCTTCGCTGCCCTTGTGGCTGGACAGGCCGATGGTGACGGTCAGGCGCTGGGTCAGCCCGAGCGAGGTCCAATCGTTGGAAGCCACGGCCCGGCGCAGGCGCTCGGCCACAACCCCGGCGCGAAGCGGCGGCGTGCGGGAAAGCAGCACGCAGAACTCGTCCCCGCCGATGCGGGCCACCAAATCCCCGCCCCGAAGCTCCCTGGACACGATCCGGGCCAGGGTGCGCAGCGCCTCGTCGCCCAACGCATGGCCATAGCGGTCATTGACGGTCTTGAAATGGTCGATATCGACCAGGGCCAGACTGGTCCAACTGCCGGCATCGGCGGCCTCCCGCAATTCCTTGGCAAAGGCCGCCTCGAACCCCCGACGGTTTTGCAGGCCGGTCAGGGGATCGATGTCGGCCAACTGGCGGACCTCGTTTTCCACGCGTTCCCGGTGCAGAAGGACAAAGCCGAAGGAGCAGGCGATCAGGCTCGGCACGGAAAGCACCATGGCGATGTCCTGGGACATGCTCGGGGCAAAGGGGTCGGGGTTGGCCAGCGGGTCGAAAAACACCGCCAGGCCGCGCACCATAAACGACAGGGCGGCCAGGACATAACCCGAAGCGAGGATGGCGATCACCCGCAGCCGGAATTCGCGACGTCTGACCACGATGGTGCCGGCGATGGCCAGACTTTGGAGCATGTACAGCGTGGTCAACGACAATGACCGGACCTTGACCGCATCGAGAAGGCCGGCGGCAAGAACCATCGCCAGAAAAATCGGCAAGCCCCGTTGCCAGGGCGGACGGCGATTGCCGTAAAAGGCGTCGAAGGAAGCCTGGAAGAGCACCCAGGCCAGGGCGAACAGGCCATTGCCGAGGACAATGGCCACGTCGGGGGGAATGACATCCCGCAGAGCGAAAAACGGAGTCGAAAAGATCAACGTGAAAAGCCCGGCGATCCACAGGCGCGTCCCCCTGACCCGGCTGTCGGCAAAGGCCACGGCCAGCAAACTGGCAATGCAAAAATTGCTGACGACATAAATGGCGGAGGCCGTCTTGAAATCGAAATTCTGCATTGCCGGCCTGGATATCGCGTTTTCAGAACAGGAGCAAACATTTCTTCGATCATTTCATGTCGTAACGCAAAATATGGACCCATTGTGCAAAATATCAATCCGTGACAGGGGTGTGTAATTCTGTCTCTCCAACCGCAGTGAGCGGCCGCAACGTCCGGCACCGCGAGGCGCAACCGAGAGAAAACAATCCCTATCGCGCCAGGGCTATCCATTTTTCCACAATACCGCCGGCATATCGCCGCGACACACACCGGCCAGCGACATCCCCTGCGTTGAAAAACAACGCCCTCACCCCAATCCCCAAAAAGAAGCCGGGAGACACCCTTTCGCATGACAGGGCATCTCCCGGCTCTTCTCAAAAACTTCCACAATAATAAAATGTTACCTACCCAAACCATCCCAAGGATCACTTTTGGGAAAGGGAGAGCGCGAGAGGGGCCACAGCCCTTTTAAAAGGGTTTCCCCTCCCGCGCCTTCCCCCCAACATTCCCTAATAGCGGTAATGCTCCGGCTTGAAGGGGCCGGTGACGCTGATGCCGAGATAGTCGGCCTGGGGCTTGGTGAGGGTTTCGAGCTTGGCGCCCAGGCGGTCCAGGTGCAGCCGCGCCACTTCCTCGTCCAGGAGTTTGGGCAGCGTGTAGACGCCGGTCTTGTACTCCTTGGTCGCCAGCTCGATCTGGGCCAGGGCCTGGTTGGTGAACGAGTTGGACATGACGAAGCTCGGATGTCCGGTGGCGCAGCCGAGGTTGACGAGCCGCCCCTCGGCCAGCATGAGGATGGCGTTGCCCGAGGCCATGGTCCATTTGTCGACCAGGGGCTTGATCTGATCCTTTTTGCACGTCGGCGTGCTTTCCAGATAGGCCACGCTGATCTCGGAATCGAAGTGGCCGATGTTGCACACGATGGCCCCGTCCTTCATCTTTTCCATGTGCGCGCCGGTGATGACGTCGCAGCAGCCCGTGGCCGTCACGAAGATGTCGCCCAGGGGGCAGGCCTCTTCCATGGTGGTGACTTCATAGCCTTCCATGGCCGCCTGCAGGGCGCAGATGGGATCGATCTCGGTGATGAGCACCCGGGCGCCGAAACCGCGCATGGACTGGGCGCAGCCCTTGCCCACGTCGCCGTAGCCGGCCACGACCACGACCTTGCCCGCCACCATCACGTCGGTGGCGCGCTTGATGCCGTCGGCCAGGGATTCGCGGCAGCCGTAGAGGTTGTCGAACTTGGACTTGGTGACCGAGTCGTTGACGTTGATGGCCGGGAAAAGCAGCTCGCCGGCCTGCATCATCTGGTAGAGCCGGTGCACGCCGGTGGTGGTCTCCTCGGAGACGCCGCGGATCTTTTTGGCCAGGCGCTCGAAACGGCCGGCATCGGCGGCCACGGCGGCCCGGATGCGGTCCATGATGATGCCCATCTCCTTGTTGACGGCCGGGGCGTTTAACACCTTGTCGTCCTTGGCGCATTTGCAGCCGTGGTGGACGAACAGCGTGGCGTCGCCGCCGTCGTCGACGATGAGGTCCGGGCCGGAGCCGTCGGGCCAGGTGAGCGCCATCTCGGTGCACCACCAGTAGTCCTCCAGGGACTCGCCCTTCCAGGCGAACACGGCGGCCAGGCCGTCGGCGGCAATGGCGGCGGCGGCATGGTCCTGGGTCGAGTAGATGTTGCACGAGGCCCAGCGCAGGTCCGCGCCAAGGGCTTTCAGGCATTTGATCAGCATGGCCGTCTGGATGGTCATGTGCAGCGAGCCGGTGATGCGCATGCCGGCCAGGGGCTGCTGCGGGCCGTACTTTTCGATGACGGCCATAAGGCCGGGCATCTCGCCCTCGGAAAGCTGCATCTCCTTGCGGCCCCAATCGGCCTGGGACAGGTCGGCGACCTTGTAGGGAAGGGTCAAATCAAGCGGTTTCACGCTCATGTTCGTCTCCTTTGGCGGATGTGTTTTGGAGGGGCCGGGCGACAAGGCGCGCCACGACAAGCCCCTTGTTGGCGGGATGTTCGGAATACGCTTCCAAATCGAAGCCGGCCCGGGCAAACCAGGCGGCGAATTTCTCCCGGGAAAAGCCCAGCCAGCGGTCGCCGAAACGGCGGCGCATGGCCTCGTCCCCGTGGGGGGTGAAGTCGATGACCGCCAGCCGGCCCTTTGGCGCAAGCACGCGCCGGGCCTCGGCCAGGGCGGCGGCCGGATCGGGCAGGTGATGCAGCGTCAGGCAGATGACGGCGAAATCGGCCTCGCCGTCGGCCATGGGCAGGTGCTCGAGTTCGCCCATGCGCATCCCGACCGGCAAACCGGCCGTGCGGCGCTCGGCCAGGGAGAGCATGGAAGGGGAACTGTCGACGCCGATGACGGTCGCGGCGCGCTCGGCCAAAACGGGCAGCATCTCCCCCGGGCCGCAGCCGAGATCGGCGGCCAGGGACACGCGCCCGGGCATGACCTCGCGCACCAGCGCGGCCGGGTCCACCGGCCCCAGCACCTCGCGGCGAAGCCGGGCCCAGTCCGGGGCGATGGCGTTGAAAAAGCGCCGCGTCTCCTGGCGGCGTTCGCGCAGCACCGCGTCCACGGCGGCCAGATCGGCCTCGGGCCCGGCCACGGCCAGCCATGGGGCCAGCGCCGTCAAAAAATCCTTTTGCGGTCCGCCCCCGGCCAGGCTGTAAAAAGTCCAGGCCCCGTCCCGACGGCTCGCAAGCAGCCCGCAACCGACCAGGATGCCGAGATGGCGCGAAATGCGCGACTGGCCCATGCCGAGCGCGGCCACGATCTCGCCCACGGACAGCTCATGGCGGCCCAGGATGCGGATCAGGCGCAACCGGGTCTCGTCGGCCAGGGCCTTGAACCAGGGCAGCGGTGTTTCGACGTTTTTCAGCATATCAAGATATCCTGATATGCTCACCTACTGATTTCGTTTCACCCCGTCAAGCCGTTTGTTCCCTCCCTGTCGCCTCAAGCGCCTCAAAACCTATTGACCGACGGTCGGTCAATGAATACTGTTCCTGAAACAGACCAGTCACGGGGCATAGCATGCGTACCGTCAAAACGCCGCAAGACAGGCGCGAGGATTTTCTCGAGGCCGCGCGGGCGCTGTTCGAAGAGCGCGGTGTGGACGAAACCTCGGTTAGCGACATCATCGCCAAGGTCGGCGTCGCCAAAGGCACCTTCTATTGGCACTTCAAATCCAAGGAAGCCCTGCTCGAGGCCCTGGCGGAACGCCGGATCGGCCTTTTTCTCGAAACGATCGAGCCCATCCTGGCCGACCCGGGACGAAACGCCCTCGAGAAACTGCGCGACCTTTGGCGCGTCCACGAAAAAGAGCGCCATACCCGGACAAGCCTGCAATGCCATGTCCACAAACCCGAAAACCTGCTGCTGCATCAAAAGGTTCGCGACATCGAGGCAAAAGCCCTTGTCCCGCTGCTGGCGGAAGTGATCGGCCAGGGGAACCGCGAGGGTCTGTTCACCACGGTCGATCCCGAAACGACCGCCGCGTTTCTGATCATGGCCCAGGGCCTGCGTCTCCGCCAGGCCGAGATCACAGGCAAGCCGGAAGCGGATACCCGCGAGGACGCCGCCCAGGATATCCTGGAACGGGTCCTCGGCGCCGCGCCCGGGAGCCTGGCCTTTCTGTCACACGGCTGAAAGGGGCATGCGCCAACCAACCATGCCCGGCATCATGATCCCCAAAACACGGAGCATCCCATGAGCGAAAATACGTCGGCAAAAACGGAAAGCCCCCATATCTGCCCGGCGAGCCACGCCGGCTGGCTGGCCAGTTCCCTGCGCAGGCTGGTGCACCATCCCGAGGCGATGTTGCGCGGTCTGGTCCGGGAAGGCGATACGGCTGTGGACATCGGCTGCGGCCCGGGCTTTTTCACGCTTCCCCTGGCCAGGCTGGTCGGCCGCAACGGTCGCGTGATCGCGGTGGATCTCCAGGAAGAGATGCTGGGGATGCTGCGCCGCCGGGCCGAGCGCGCCGGGCTCGCCTCGCGCATCATCAGCCATCGCTGCGAAGCCGCGTCCATCGGCCTGACCACGCCGGCGGATTTCGCCCTGGCCTTCTACATGGTCCACGAAACGCCGGACATCGCCGCCTTCCTGGCCGAACTCCATCGTATCCTCAAACCCGGCGGCAAGCTGCTCTTGGCCGAGCCGCGCTTCCATGTCGCCAAGGCGGATTTCCAGCGCACGCTCGAGCTTGCCGCAAACGCGGGATTCCGGCTCATTGCCGCGCCCCGCATCCGGCTCAGCCTGTCGGCGCTTTTCGCGCGGGATTAACCGGCCCGGCCTCCGGACGCGGCGTTCCGGCTTCGGGCATAGTACCGGGCCGCCCGGTGGGCCACCCCGGTTTCCCGGGCGTCGAGGGGCCGCACCAGGCCCGTGGCCAGAAGCCGCTTGCGGAAATTGCGCACATCGAACGGCGCGCCGGCCACGGCCTCGTACACGGCCCGGGCCTCGGCCAGGGTGAAACGCTCCCCCAAAAGCTCCAGAGCCAGGGGCCGTTCCCACATGGCCGCGCGCACATGCTCCAATGCGGCCGTCACGATCGCCTCATGGTCGAAGGCCAATGCCGGCCGGTCCGACAGGTCCCACCAGCGGGCCTCCCCGGCGTCGGCCGTGGCCCGAAGCGTCAAATGCTCACGCCGCACAAGCCCGGCAAAGGCCACGGACACCACCCGGCCGCGCGGGTCCCTGTCCAGGGCGTCGAAACAACCGACCTCGATCAACCGCGCCGCCGCGACACCCGTTTCCTCCGCCAATTCCCGCCCCGCCGCCGCAAGCAGCGTCTCCCCCGCCTCGACAAAGCCGCCGGGCAGCGCCCAACTCCCGGCAAAAGGCGGCACGCCCCGCCTGACAGCCAAGACACGCAAGCCCTCCCCGGCAAAGCCGAACACCGCGCAGTCCACGGCCAGACTCACCCGTCCCCGATCAAAAACCACATTGCCTCCGCATTGACGCCCTCCCGTCGCCGTTGTTATTGTACTTTATACAATAAGTCAAAAAACAGCCAGGAGCCCCCATGTCCGCATCCCTTTTCAGGCGCATCCGCGACGAAACGGCCCGGGTTTGCCGCACGGCCCGCTTCGTGACCATAAACGACGAGGCGATCCCCGCCTATGCCGCCGGGCTGGACCTGGCGGCCCTGGCCGCGCCCCGGCACGATCCGAAAAGCCATTACCTCGGCCATGGCGCGGACACGGCCCTTTTTTTCCTCATCCTCGACGCCGTCAATTTCGGCTCCGGCTACTTTCCCCACCTGCGCAAGGTGCCGGGGCGCTCGGGCTACTTCACCGTGGCCACCCGGCTGACCGAGCGCTTTACCGCCAAAGGCCCCCTTCACGCGGATGCGCTTTTGGCCATGACGCCGCACGCGGCGGCAAAGCTGTTCCAACAGGATGGCGCAAACCCCGTGGCCATGGAGCTCATGGGGCTTTTCGCCCGGGCGCTTCAGGATCTGGGGCGGCTTTTGGAGCAGGAGTATGGCGGCAGCGCGCCGCGCCTTATCGAGGCGGCCTCGGGCAGCGCCCAACGCCTGTGCCGCATCCTGGCGCAAATGGAACTTTTCCGGGACGAGCAGCCGTATATGGGGCAAGCCACGGCCTTTTACAAGCGGGCCCAGCTCACGGCGGCGGATCTGGCCGTGGCCTTCGACGGCCAGGGACCGGGACGCTTTGACGACCTGGGGGAGCTGACCGTCTTCGCGGACAACCTGGTGCCCCACGTGCTGCGCCTCGACGGCATCCTGCGCTTCGAGGCCGGACTCGCGGCGCGCATCGCCGTCGGGGAGTTGCTGGAAAAGGATTCGCCGCAGGAGGTGGAAATGCGGGCGGCCACGGTCCAGGCCGTGGAGCGCATCGCGGCGGCACTGCGGGAGCGCGGCCAGGAAGCGAGCCCGTTGCAGCTCGATTTCCTGCTCTGGAACAAGGGCCAACGCCCCGCCTCCAAGGCCGTGCCCCGCCCCCGCTGCCGTACATGGTATTATTAGAGGAGGAAGAGTTGGGGGGAAACCTTTCTGAAGAAAGGTTTCCCCCCAAGCCCCCTTCCAAAGACTTTTGACGATAACGAATGAGTACTCGTTACTCATTTATATTATTAAAAATTTAGGAAGGGGAGAGCGCGAGAGGGGACAACCCTTTTTAAAGGGTTGCCCCTCTCGCATTCTCTTCCACTCTTTTCTCTCCCCTCCTCTATTCCCGCATATCTTCAATCAAGCGCATGAGTTCGCCGGCCTGGCCGGCAAGGTCGGTGACGGAGCCGGCCGCCTCGTCCATGCCCATGGCCGTTTCCTCGGCCACCTCGCCGATGGTGGACACGGCCCGGTTGATCTCGTCGTGGGCGCTGGCCTGGGCCTTGGCCGAGGCGGCGATGGCGCGCACGGCCCGGGCCGCGTCCTCGCAGCGCGAGACGATCAAGGCCAGGGTTTCGCCCGAGCGGGACACCAGTCCGTCGGCTTCGGCCACGGCCTGGGTGGCGGAGGCCGCCTTGCCGGCGCTGTCGTCCACGGCCGAGAGCACGGCATGGACCGAGGAGGAAACCTCCTTGGTGGCGGACATGGTCTTTTCGGCGAGTTTGCGCACCTCGTCGGCGACAACGGCGAAGCCGCGCCCGGCCTCTCCGGCCCGGGCTGCCTCGATGGCGGCGTTTAAGGCGAGCAGGTTGGTCTGGTCGGCGATGTCGGAAATGACGGCGATGATGCCGCCGATGGAGGCGGCCCGATTGCCCAGGGCGTCCATGCTCTGGCGCAGGGCATCGGAAATGCCGTTGACCTGGGCGATGGCCCTGGCCGTGCGCTCCACGGCCTCCCGGCCGGCCCTGGCCTCGGCCATGGCCGACTCGGCGCCCGAGGCCGCGCCCTCGGCGCCGGAGGCCACGTCATCGAGGGCCTGGTTGAGGCTTTCGAAGGCGGCGGCGGTTTCCTGCAACTGGGCGGTCTGGGACATGGCCCCGTTGGTCACGGCGGCGACCCGTCCGGAAAGCTCCTCGGCGTTGGCGGCGACATGGCGGGCGATGTCCTCGGCCTCCCCGGCCACCCGGCGCAGCACCTCGTTGCGCGAGACGATCATGGCTTCCTTGGATTTCACGTCGGACAGGTCGACCACCAGGGCGAAGGCCCCGATAAGTCCCTCGTCGAGGTCGTAGAGCGGCGCGGTGTCCATGCGCGCATGGCGCGTGGTCCCCTTGCCGTCGTCCAGCTGGAATTCCACGCCCAGCCGGCAGTTGTTGTCGTCGAGACAGGCGGTCATCTGGCCGGCGGCGGCGGCGTTGGCCCCGAAAATCATGGCCACCGGCCGGCCGAGCACGGCCTTGTAATCGGCGTCCAGGCCGAGAAGGCGCAAAAGCGGCGGGTTGACGAAGGTGACCTTGCCCGCCGTATCGACCACGAGGCAGGGGATGGTGACGGCCTTGAGGATGCTCGAGGCAAAGCCCAGCTTGTTTTTGATCTCGTCGACCATCTGGAGCAGGCCCGAGCGCAGATCTTCCAGCTCGCCCTTGCATTTCGCCGGCTTCCCGGCGGCGAAATCGCCGCGCGTCACGGCGGCCAGGTAGGTGAGGATGCCGGCCAGGGGTTTGAGGATCTCCCGGCGCAGGAAGACGGTGACGGCCAGCAGCACCAGGGCGGCCGTGACGCCGGCCACGGCCAGGGACACGTTTCGCAGGCCATGGGCGGCGGCAAAGGCCTCCGAGGCCGGGGTGCGGGCCAAAAGCGCGAAAGTGACGTCGCCGAAGCGGACCGGCGCGAACGCGGTCAGGGCTTCATGGCCCGAGGCGTCCTTGTCGGTCAGGTTGCCGGTTTGCCCGGCAAGCGCCCGGGCCACGGCGTCGCCGGAAGGCACGGCGGCATCGGTATCGGAGGCGGCGGCTTCCACCCGAAGGCCCCCGTCGCCGCCGACCAGCAGGAAATCGCGGGTCACGCCCGTGCCCTCGCCCTGGCGCATGATGCGCGTCAGTTCGGACTTGGGCACGCGCAGGATGGCGGCGGCCTCGATCATAGTGCCGGTGTGGTTTTTGACCGGCGCGGCCACAAAGGCCGTGGGCTCGCCGCCAAGGGGCGGATAGGGGGTGAAATCTGCGAACACGATGCGGCCCTGCATGGCCCCGCGCCAGGCGGCGGCCAGGCTGGTGTTTTTAAGCGGCCCTTCCTTGACGTCCTCGCCCACCTCCTTGCCCTGGGCCGCGCCGAAAAGCACCCGGCCGTCGTCGGCCACGAGCAACGCGTCGGCAAAGCCCAGCACCTTGGTGAACGGACCGAAGGCCGGCCCCACGTATTCGTGGAGGTCCTTGTAGTCAGGGGTATCCACAGGGGCCCGCCGGCCGGGCTTGGTGCCCATGAAATAATCGCGGGTCATGCCCACGGCGTTGTAGACTTCCTTGACCGAGGCCATGATGGCGGCCTCGCGCAGCCAGGTGGCGGCGGCGGCTTCCAGGGCCTCCTTGCGGCTGTCCCTGGCGGCGGCCAGACCGCCGAAGGCTTGTTCGCCAAGGATGCCGGAGGCCTGGCGCACGCTGACGACGCCGGTGACGGCAAGGGGCAGGATGCTGATGGCCAGACAGAAACAGATGAGCTTGTACTTCAGGGTCATGCTACTTCTCGGGGATTAAGCGGTGCTCGCCGGCTGGCGGCATTTGCGCTCTGGTATATCCCGCTGGCGCACAACACAGTGAAATCCATGTGTCATTTCGGCGACGCCCCTTTTCCTTTGTTACAAGAGACGCGCGAAATCCGATGCGGGCGCCAAACCAATACCGCGCAGCCGGTCATTCTTTCAAAATAACCACGGCCGGACGATACGCCATCGGCTTGCCCTGATCCTCACCGCTGTAACCGAACAGACACCTCCGCCCCGGCTTGCGTCCCCTCACCGCTCAAGCGGGCGGCGTCAGCTTGGCCTCGAGTTCGGCCCAGCGCGCGTAAAGCCCTTCCACGGTCGCCTCGGCCGCCTGGAAGACTTCCAGCCGGCGCGACAGTTCCGCCCCGTCCGAGGCCACGGCCGGATCCTCGAGCGCCGCCATGGCCGCTTGCTGGGCCGCCTCGGCCTCGGCGATGGCTTCTTCCATGCCGTCGTATTCGCGCTGTTCCTTATAGGAGAGCTTCTTGGCCGGCGCGGCCTGGGGTCGGGGCTTGGCCCTCGGCTCCCGTTTGGCCTTGGCCTCCCGGGCGCGCTCGCGCAGGTCGGCCTCGAACTCGCCCTCCCACTGGGCATAGTCGGCGTAGACTTCCGAACCGCCCGCGCCGTCGAGGCCCAAAAGCACCGTGGACACCCGGTCGAGCAAGGACCGGTCGTGGGTGATGAGCACCACCGCGCCGGGGAATTCCAACAGGCTTTCCTCGAGCATCTCCAACGTCGGGATATCGAGGTCGTTGGTGGGTTCGTCGAGCAGCAGCACGTCGGCCTGGCGCAGCATGAGCCGGGCAATGAGCACCCGGGCCTGCTCGCCGCCGGAGAGGAGTCCCACCGGCAAGTCGAGCTGTTCCGGACGCAAGGCGAAGCGCTTGGCCCAGGTCACCACGTGCACGGGGTTGCCCCGGTAGATGACGCTGTCCGCATCCGGGGTGAAGGCCTGGCGCAGGGTCCGCTCCGTATCGAGCTGTTCGCGCTTCTGGTCGAAGACCACGACCTCGAGTCCCGGGGCGCGCTTGACCGAACCCGCGTCCGGGCGCTCCTCGCCGGCCAGCACGCGCAGGAGCGTGGACTTGCCCGAGCCGTTGGGACCGGTCAGCCCCAGCCGCACTCCGGGCGAAAGCACCATGTCGAGACCCGAGAAAAGCGGCCGCCCCTCGTATGCCTTGGCCAGTCCTTCGGCCACGAGCAGGCGCTTGGTCTGGCGGCCGGTCCCGGAAAAATCGATGCCCGCCTTGGCGATCTGCCGGTTGCGGGACCGGGTCGCGGCCAGTTCGTCGAAAAGCTCCCCCGCCGCCTCGATGCGCGCCTTAGCCTTGGTGGCCCGGGCCTTGGGCCCGCGCCGCAACCATTCGATCTCGCGCCGGGCCTTGTTGGCGAGCGTCTGTTCCAACGCGCCCTGGTTCTCCAAAAAGGCTTCCCGGGTCTCGAGCAGCGCGCTGTAGGGGCCGTCCACGCTGAGGTATCCCTGGGGATAGGCGGCGGAGAGTTCGATGGTGCGT from Solidesulfovibrio fructosivorans JJ] includes these protein-coding regions:
- the ahcY gene encoding adenosylhomocysteinase; this encodes MSVKPLDLTLPYKVADLSQADWGRKEMQLSEGEMPGLMAVIEKYGPQQPLAGMRITGSLHMTIQTAMLIKCLKALGADLRWASCNIYSTQDHAAAAIAADGLAAVFAWKGESLEDYWWCTEMALTWPDGSGPDLIVDDGGDATLFVHHGCKCAKDDKVLNAPAVNKEMGIIMDRIRAAVAADAGRFERLAKKIRGVSEETTTGVHRLYQMMQAGELLFPAINVNDSVTKSKFDNLYGCRESLADGIKRATDVMVAGKVVVVAGYGDVGKGCAQSMRGFGARVLITEIDPICALQAAMEGYEVTTMEEACPLGDIFVTATGCCDVITGAHMEKMKDGAIVCNIGHFDSEISVAYLESTPTCKKDQIKPLVDKWTMASGNAILMLAEGRLVNLGCATGHPSFVMSNSFTNQALAQIELATKEYKTGVYTLPKLLDEEVARLHLDRLGAKLETLTKPQADYLGISVTGPFKPEHYRY
- a CDS encoding ABC-F family ATP-binding cassette domain-containing protein: MSTCVTLRNIAKAFGVRRLFSDISLAVSEKERIGLIGPNGSGKSTLLKIMAGLEPPDAGERTLRQGVRLAYVAQQDSFADGLTAQKVVTRAASAAFDRPENDPEQLARVSVTLGRLGFEDPDVAVDALSGGWRKRLSMARALVTEPDVLLLDEPTNHLDLASILWLERFLSAAPFAFVVVSHDRFFLEKVSRRTIELSAAYPQGYLSVDGPYSALLETREAFLENQGALEQTLANKARREIEWLRRGPKARATKAKARIEAAGELFDELAATRSRNRQIAKAGIDFSGTGRQTKRLLVAEGLAKAYEGRPLFSGLDMVLSPGVRLGLTGPNGSGKSTLLRVLAGEERPDAGSVKRAPGLEVVVFDQKREQLDTERTLRQAFTPDADSVIYRGNPVHVVTWAKRFALRPEQLDLPVGLLSGGEQARVLIARLMLRQADVLLLDEPTNDLDIPTLEMLEESLLEFPGAVVLITHDRSLLDRVSTVLLGLDGAGGSEVYADYAQWEGEFEADLRERAREAKAKREPRAKPRPQAAPAKKLSYKEQREYDGMEEAIAEAEAAQQAAMAALEDPAVASDGAELSRRLEVFQAAEATVEGLYARWAELEAKLTPPA
- a CDS encoding queuosine salvage family protein — protein: MSASLFRRIRDETARVCRTARFVTINDEAIPAYAAGLDLAALAAPRHDPKSHYLGHGADTALFFLILDAVNFGSGYFPHLRKVPGRSGYFTVATRLTERFTAKGPLHADALLAMTPHAAAKLFQQDGANPVAMELMGLFARALQDLGRLLEQEYGGSAPRLIEAASGSAQRLCRILAQMELFRDEQPYMGQATAFYKRAQLTAADLAVAFDGQGPGRFDDLGELTVFADNLVPHVLRLDGILRFEAGLAARIAVGELLEKDSPQEVEMRAATVQAVERIAAALRERGQEASPLQLDFLLWNKGQRPASKAVPRPRCRTWYY
- a CDS encoding GGDEF domain-containing protein, with protein sequence MQNFDFKTASAIYVVSNFCIASLLAVAFADSRVRGTRLWIAGLFTLIFSTPFFALRDVIPPDVAIVLGNGLFALAWVLFQASFDAFYGNRRPPWQRGLPIFLAMVLAAGLLDAVKVRSLSLTTLYMLQSLAIAGTIVVRRREFRLRVIAILASGYVLAALSFMVRGLAVFFDPLANPDPFAPSMSQDIAMVLSVPSLIACSFGFVLLHRERVENEVRQLADIDPLTGLQNRRGFEAAFAKELREAADAGSWTSLALVDIDHFKTVNDRYGHALGDEALRTLARIVSRELRGGDLVARIGGDEFCVLLSRTPPLRAGVVAERLRRAVASNDWTSLGLTQRLTVTIGLSSHKGSEADDGEDFMRLADMALLTAKGMARDMVLHADQLTGRTAEARP
- a CDS encoding methyl-accepting chemotaxis protein, which produces MTLKYKLICFCLAISILPLAVTGVVSVRQASGILGEQAFGGLAAARDSRKEALEAAAATWLREAAIMASVKEVYNAVGMTRDYFMGTKPGRRAPVDTPDYKDLHEYVGPAFGPFTKVLGFADALLVADDGRVLFGAAQGKEVGEDVKEGPLKNTSLAAAWRGAMQGRIVFADFTPYPPLGGEPTAFVAAPVKNHTGTMIEAAAILRVPKSELTRIMRQGEGTGVTRDFLLVGGDGGLRVEAAASDTDAAVPSGDAVARALAGQTGNLTDKDASGHEALTAFAPVRFGDVTFALLARTPASEAFAAAHGLRNVSLAVAGVTAALVLLAVTVFLRREILKPLAGILTYLAAVTRGDFAAGKPAKCKGELEDLRSGLLQMVDEIKNKLGFASSILKAVTIPCLVVDTAGKVTFVNPPLLRLLGLDADYKAVLGRPVAMIFGANAAAAGQMTACLDDNNCRLGVEFQLDDGKGTTRHARMDTAPLYDLDEGLIGAFALVVDLSDVKSKEAMIVSRNEVLRRVAGEAEDIARHVAANAEELSGRVAAVTNGAMSQTAQLQETAAAFESLNQALDDVASGAEGAASGAESAMAEARAGREAVERTARAIAQVNGISDALRQSMDALGNRAASIGGIIAVISDIADQTNLLALNAAIEAARAGEAGRGFAVVADEVRKLAEKTMSATKEVSSSVHAVLSAVDDSAGKAASATQAVAEADGLVSRSGETLALIVSRCEDAARAVRAIAASAKAQASAHDEINRAVSTIGEVAEETAMGMDEAAGSVTDLAGQAGELMRLIEDMRE
- a CDS encoding class I SAM-dependent methyltransferase, whose protein sequence is MSENTSAKTESPHICPASHAGWLASSLRRLVHHPEAMLRGLVREGDTAVDIGCGPGFFTLPLARLVGRNGRVIAVDLQEEMLGMLRRRAERAGLASRIISHRCEAASIGLTTPADFALAFYMVHETPDIAAFLAELHRILKPGGKLLLAEPRFHVAKADFQRTLELAANAGFRLIAAPRIRLSLSALFARD
- a CDS encoding TetR/AcrR family transcriptional regulator, whose amino-acid sequence is MRTVKTPQDRREDFLEAARALFEERGVDETSVSDIIAKVGVAKGTFYWHFKSKEALLEALAERRIGLFLETIEPILADPGRNALEKLRDLWRVHEKERHTRTSLQCHVHKPENLLLHQKVRDIEAKALVPLLAEVIGQGNREGLFTTVDPETTAAFLIMAQGLRLRQAEITGKPEADTREDAAQDILERVLGAAPGSLAFLSHG
- a CDS encoding NUDIX hydrolase; its protein translation is MVFDRGRVSLAVDCAVFGFAGEGLRVLAVRRGVPPFAGSWALPGGFVEAGETLLAAAGRELAEETGVAAARLIEVGCFDALDRDPRGRVVSVAFAGLVRREHLTLRATADAGEARWWDLSDRPALAFDHEAIVTAALEHVRAAMWERPLALELLGERFTLAEARAVYEAVAGAPFDVRNFRKRLLATGLVRPLDARETGVAHRAARYYARSRNAASGGRAG
- a CDS encoding ArsR/SmtB family transcription factor; the protein is MLKNVETPLPWFKALADETRLRLIRILGRHELSVGEIVAALGMGQSRISRHLGILVGCGLLASRRDGAWTFYSLAGGGPQKDFLTALAPWLAVAGPEADLAAVDAVLRERRQETRRFFNAIAPDWARLRREVLGPVDPAALVREVMPGRVSLAADLGCGPGEMLPVLAERAATVIGVDSSPSMLSLAERRTAGLPVGMRMGELEHLPMADGEADFAVICLTLHHLPDPAAALAEARRVLAPKGRLAVIDFTPHGDEAMRRRFGDRWLGFSREKFAAWFARAGFDLEAYSEHPANKGLVVARLVARPLQNTSAKGDEHERETA